The Coregonus clupeaformis isolate EN_2021a chromosome 20, ASM2061545v1, whole genome shotgun sequence genome contains a region encoding:
- the zgc:175214 gene encoding RING finger protein 122 isoform X1, which yields MQPFQWCNACGLGLQRSEKYCGLSKMDTTYRLPLNVYVIVLGIGLFVFMLSLIFCCYLFRLKQQGTREQFSYNEVVLKGAGKKLSLLGQTCAVCLEEFRTRDELAVCPCSHAFHKKCLLKWLEIRSVCPMCNKPILRLHPDPTQGTEGPQDPEEV from the exons ATGCAACCATTCCAATGGTGTAACG CCTGTGGTTTAGGTCTCCAGCGCTCTGAGAAGTACTGTGGACTTAGCAAGATGGATACCACCTACCGCCTGCCACTCAATGTCTACGTCATAGTGTTGGGCATCGGCCTGTTCGTCTTCATGCTCAGCCTCATCTTCTGCTGCTACCTCTTCAG GTTGAAACAGCAAGGGACGAGGGAGCAGTTCAGCTACAATGAG GTGGTTCTTAAAGGGGCAGGCAAGAAGCTGAGCCTTCTAGGA CAAACGTGTGCAGTATGTTTGGAAGAGTTTCGGACCAGAGATGAGCTAGCTGTGTGTCCGTGTTCGCACGCATTTCACAAGAA GTGCCTGCTGAAGTGGCTGGAGATCCGTAGCGTGTGCCCCATGTGTAACAAGCCCATCCTCAGGCTCCACCCAGACCCCACACAGGGAACTGAGGGGCCCCAGGACCCAGAGGAGGTGTGA
- the zgc:175214 gene encoding RING finger protein 122 isoform X2, translating into MDTTYRLPLNVYVIVLGIGLFVFMLSLIFCCYLFRLKQQGTREQFSYNEVVLKGAGKKLSLLGQTCAVCLEEFRTRDELAVCPCSHAFHKKCLLKWLEIRSVCPMCNKPILRLHPDPTQGTEGPQDPEEV; encoded by the exons ATGGATACCACCTACCGCCTGCCACTCAATGTCTACGTCATAGTGTTGGGCATCGGCCTGTTCGTCTTCATGCTCAGCCTCATCTTCTGCTGCTACCTCTTCAG GTTGAAACAGCAAGGGACGAGGGAGCAGTTCAGCTACAATGAG GTGGTTCTTAAAGGGGCAGGCAAGAAGCTGAGCCTTCTAGGA CAAACGTGTGCAGTATGTTTGGAAGAGTTTCGGACCAGAGATGAGCTAGCTGTGTGTCCGTGTTCGCACGCATTTCACAAGAA GTGCCTGCTGAAGTGGCTGGAGATCCGTAGCGTGTGCCCCATGTGTAACAAGCCCATCCTCAGGCTCCACCCAGACCCCACACAGGGAACTGAGGGGCCCCAGGACCCAGAGGAGGTGTGA
- the LOC121532530 gene encoding calcium homeostasis modulator protein 1, protein MDKFRMMFQFLQSNQESFMNGICGIMALASAQLYSAFEISCPCIPEYNYAYGIGLLVIPPIWFFLLGFVLNNNVSMLAEEWKRPTGKRVKDPTILRYMFVSITQRSLIAPMVWISVTLMDGKSFLCAFSVNLDIRQFGNSTLIEGMTEVEIVKLLAKIPCKNIFDQPEVISREAASRYIKCISQAFGWVFLLMMTFAAFMIRAIRPCFTQAAFLKTKYWSHYVDVERKLFDETCKEHAKTFAKVCIQQYFESISGEMRSFHKHRSSKDDSDDDDDDKKKSDEDKLLGIRDQDDMNKVLWNWHTCKPPLALRKEQPDGESHEGLIPNGEDHGVSGGPNGYANGHAHDLPKREWAVYYSKV, encoded by the exons ATGGATAAGTTCCGTATGATGTTCCAGTTCCTCCAATCCAACCAGGAGTCCTTTATGAACGGCATCTGTGGTATCATGGCCCTAGCCAGCGCCCAGCTCTACTCAGCCTTCGAGATTAGCTGCCCTTGTATCCCGGAGTACAACTACGCTTATGGGATTGGACTACTGGTTATCCCACCTATATGGTTCTTCCTACTAGGGTTTGTGTTGAATAACAATGTTTCGATGTTAGCTGAGGAGTGGAAAAGACCGACAGGGAAGAGGGTGAAGGATCCGACAATCCTTCGTTACATGTTCGTTTCGATCACGCAGCGGTCCTTGATCGCGCCCATGGTGTGGATATCTGTGACTCTTATGGATGGCAAGAGCTTCTTGTGTGCATTCAGCGTGAACTTGGACATTCGTCAGTTTGGGAATTCTACCCTCATTGAGGGAATGACGGAAGTGGAGATTGTTAAATTGTTAGCGAAGATTCCGTGCAAGAATATCTTCGATCAGCCCGAGGTGATATCGAGAGAAGCTGCATCGAGATACATCAAGTGTATATCCCAG GCATTTGGCTGGGTATTCCTGCTGATGATGACCTTTGCAGCCTTCATGATACGAGCCATCCGACCCTGCTTCACCCAAGCTGCCTTCCTCAAAACCAAATACTGGTCTCATTACGTCGACGTCGAACGCAAGCTCTTCGACGAGACATGCAAAGAGCACGCCAAGACCTTCGCCAAGGTCTGCATCCAGCAGTACTTCGAGAGCATCAGTGGCGAGATGCGCAGCTTCCACAAGCACCGGTCAAGCAAAGACGAtagcgatgatgatgatgatgacaagaAGAAGAGCGACGAGGACAAGCTTCTAGGGATCCGTGACCAGGACGATATGAATAAAGTTCTGTGGAATTGGCACACGTGTAAGCCGCCTCTGGCACTGAGGAAGGAACAGCCGGATGGAGAATCCCATGAAGGGCTCATACCAAATGGAGAGGACCATGGAGTCAGCGGAGGGCCAAATGGATATGCCAACGGTCACGCTCACGACTTGCCTAAGAGGGAATGGGCAGTATACTACAGCAAGGTTTGA